A window of the Virgibacillus pantothenticus genome harbors these coding sequences:
- a CDS encoding glycyl radical protein, translating to MLRTASRIEQLIDHLYDHDPIVESERALLVTESYQQTENQPMIIRRAKALENILGKMKVVIRPNELIVGNLATSPRGTQIFPEFSNDWLEDEFDRIEKRAGDKFIVPEQVKQDLSEAFKYWKGRTTNELATELMSPETKNAMNAGVFTVGNYYFNGVGHISVDYKLVLEKGLKGIKEEVCTALKSLDYGDPEIVKKSQTLKAMSISLDAVMNYARRLADEAKLEADRETDSNRKSELLQIAANCARVPANPATSFYEALQSFWIIQAVIQIESNGHSISPMRFDQYMYPFYKKDVENGRLDEAEAQKLLDVLWVKFNDVNKIRDEASTKAFGGYPMFQNLIVGGQDKEGMDATNPLSYACLQATANTRLPQPSISIRIWNKTPESLIHKAGEVSRLGLGMPAYYSDEVIIPSLVNRGISLTDARDYGIIGCVEPQVGGKTEGWHDAAFFNIPKVLEITLNNGYANGEKIGLSTGDFSSFTTFDQLKSAFEEQMKYFVKLLVNADNSVDVAHGERAPLPFLSSMVEGCIEKGLSLQEGGAKYNFTGPQGVGIANAGDALMAIKKLIYEDNKLSIHELKNALDTNFGKEQNQAITNSEPVGTNKDLSQLSTDELVEMLKDLLNDNDTNIKKKDTNASQPMNEKDGEYIRQLLINGAPKYGNDIDVVDQMVRKVALIYCKEVQKYLNPRGGTFQPGLYPVSANVSCGIETKASADGRFAGEPLADGVSPVSGSDQNGPTAALNSVAKLDHHIASNGTLLNQKFHPSALAGEEGLRNLSALVRSYFEQKGMHVQFNVVSKETLLDAQKNPEKYKNLVVRVAGYSAHFVSLDKSIQQDIIARTEQQF from the coding sequence ATGCTAAGAACAGCTTCACGTATTGAACAATTAATTGACCATCTCTATGATCATGATCCAATTGTTGAATCAGAAAGAGCTTTATTAGTAACAGAATCTTATCAGCAAACAGAAAATCAGCCCATGATAATCCGAAGAGCTAAAGCGTTAGAAAATATCTTAGGTAAGATGAAAGTTGTTATTCGCCCAAATGAATTAATTGTAGGGAATCTAGCAACGTCACCACGTGGAACGCAAATTTTCCCGGAATTTTCAAACGATTGGCTAGAAGATGAATTTGATCGTATTGAAAAAAGGGCTGGGGATAAATTTATAGTTCCTGAACAAGTAAAACAAGATTTATCAGAGGCATTTAAATATTGGAAAGGAAGAACTACAAATGAGCTTGCTACGGAATTAATGTCTCCTGAAACGAAGAATGCCATGAATGCTGGAGTATTTACGGTTGGAAACTACTATTTTAATGGTGTGGGTCATATTTCTGTCGATTACAAGCTTGTGTTGGAAAAAGGCTTGAAAGGAATTAAAGAAGAGGTATGTACTGCTTTGAAAAGTCTGGATTACGGGGATCCTGAAATAGTTAAAAAGTCTCAAACATTAAAAGCTATGAGTATCTCATTAGATGCTGTCATGAATTATGCCCGACGATTAGCAGATGAAGCAAAATTAGAAGCGGATAGAGAAACAGATTCGAACAGGAAATCAGAATTATTACAGATTGCCGCAAACTGTGCACGTGTTCCAGCAAATCCAGCAACATCATTTTATGAAGCACTTCAATCTTTTTGGATTATCCAGGCAGTTATTCAAATTGAATCAAATGGTCATTCGATTTCGCCGATGCGTTTTGATCAATATATGTATCCATTTTATAAGAAAGATGTAGAAAATGGTCGACTAGACGAGGCAGAAGCGCAAAAATTATTAGACGTATTATGGGTGAAATTCAATGATGTAAATAAAATCCGCGATGAAGCATCAACGAAGGCATTTGGTGGATATCCAATGTTCCAAAACTTAATCGTAGGTGGACAAGATAAAGAGGGAATGGATGCAACAAACCCATTATCGTATGCTTGCTTACAAGCTACTGCCAATACTAGATTACCACAACCATCCATTTCTATTCGTATATGGAATAAGACCCCTGAATCTTTAATTCATAAAGCTGGGGAGGTATCACGTTTGGGATTAGGAATGCCTGCTTATTATAGTGATGAAGTTATTATTCCGTCATTAGTCAATCGAGGTATCTCACTTACTGACGCAAGAGATTATGGCATTATTGGTTGTGTTGAACCACAAGTTGGTGGGAAAACAGAGGGATGGCATGATGCGGCATTCTTTAATATCCCTAAGGTTCTGGAGATTACTTTAAATAATGGCTATGCGAATGGTGAAAAAATAGGCTTATCCACTGGTGATTTTTCATCATTTACAACCTTTGATCAATTAAAAAGTGCATTTGAGGAGCAAATGAAATACTTTGTTAAGCTATTGGTCAATGCCGATAATTCTGTAGATGTTGCGCACGGAGAGCGTGCACCTTTACCATTTTTATCCTCTATGGTAGAAGGTTGTATCGAGAAAGGTTTGTCATTACAAGAAGGTGGAGCAAAATATAATTTTACTGGACCACAAGGTGTAGGGATAGCGAATGCTGGAGATGCATTAATGGCGATTAAAAAATTAATCTATGAGGATAACAAGCTCTCTATTCATGAGTTAAAAAATGCATTAGATACCAATTTTGGTAAAGAGCAAAACCAAGCAATCACAAATAGCGAACCTGTTGGAACGAACAAAGATTTATCTCAACTCTCGACCGATGAATTAGTAGAGATGTTAAAAGATCTACTTAATGACAACGATACGAACATCAAGAAAAAAGATACCAATGCAAGTCAACCCATGAATGAAAAGGATGGAGAATATATACGTCAATTATTAATTAACGGTGCACCGAAATACGGTAATGATATCGACGTGGTGGATCAAATGGTGAGAAAGGTTGCACTTATCTATTGTAAAGAAGTACAAAAATATTTAAACCCACGTGGAGGAACTTTCCAACCAGGGTTATATCCAGTATCAGCCAATGTTTCTTGTGGCATAGAAACGAAAGCCTCAGCAGATGGACGCTTTGCAGGTGAGCCATTAGCAGACGGTGTTTCACCTGTATCTGGAAGTGACCAAAATGGCCCTACAGCAGCATTAAACTCTGTAGCTAAATTGGATCATCATATTGCTTCTAATGGAACATTGCTAAATCAAAAATTCCATCCATCAGCCTTAGCTGGGGAAGAAGGTTTAAGAAACTTATCAGCATTAGTCCGTAGTTATTTCGAGCAAAAA